A single genomic interval of Pieris brassicae chromosome 14, ilPieBrab1.1, whole genome shotgun sequence harbors:
- the LOC123718102 gene encoding glutenin, high molecular weight subunit DY10-like: MGNALPGNAHPRSGGQGQSPFGQSPFGQGQSPFGQGQGPFGQGQSPFGQGQSPFGQGQTPFGQGQTPFGQGQTPFGQGQTPFGQGQTPFGQGQTPFGQDQTPFGSPDIRQQAPLGQDPQGQVTGPQSNPANVSPPPYGQQGLQYPPSYQQAPPGYPYPVQGQHGYPGGPGYPPQGYPGHPGHGSGYPAAPPTPGIADMACCASCMACLSCLLCSCCQNLMGGGMGHGGDHYNDENSGEEHADVEPPDIAHDNDR; this comes from the exons ATGGGTAATGCTTTA CCAGGAAATGCCCACCCACGTTCTGGTGGACAGGGACAAAGCCCGTTTGGACAGTCTCCATTCGGGCAGGGGCAGAGTCCATTTGGGCAGGGTCAGGGTCCATTTGGGCAGGGGCAGAGTCCATTTGGGCAGGGGCAGAGTCCATTTGGGCAGGGGCAGACTCCATTCGGACAGGGACAGACTCCATTTGGACAAGGACAGACTCCATTCGGGCAGGGGCAGACTCCATTTGGGCAGGGGCAGACTCCATTTGGGCAGGGGCAGACTCCATTTGGGCAGGATCAGACTCCATTTGGCTCACCAGATATAAGACAGCAAGCGCCTTTAGGGCAAG ATCCACAAGGACAAGTCACCGGTCCACAAAGCAATCCTGCAAATGTGTCTCCACCGCCATATGGTCAACAAGGGCTG CAATACCCACCGAGCTATCAACAAGCACCACCTGGTTACCCATATCCTGTGCAGGGACAGCACGGATATCCAGGGGGACCGGGATATCCACCTCAAGGTTACCCCGGGCATCCTGGACATGGATCGGGATATCCAG CAGCACCACCCACCCCTGGTATCGCAGATATGGCATGCTGTGCATCATGCATGGCTTGTCTCAGCTGTCTCCTCTGTTCGTGCTGTCAG AATCTGATGGGGGGTGGAATGGGTCACGGTGGTGACCATTATAACGATGAAAATTCAGGAGAAGAACACGCTGATGTGGAGCCACCAGATATAGCTCATGATAATGACAGATAA
- the LOC123718139 gene encoding uncharacterized protein LOC123718139 isoform X1: MALMLRKSVLPKNISFLKCIKGRPIASTSFRKNPAVLSNNAWKKVIRGYSRKQFERPEPSVRKMKLNPNTTRQSVVPRRSMSSPCISTRIPERFLTSLKNSRSMTMHTRPQLFQYRCYSRVCAAQALHAAGTCSCLPPPCDCPPKCIQYMTGYYYYPYGTWFCGPYHVTGTCTPCGGPVTTGGPCGPGGPCPGTPCGLPGIGPCKCGPCLPCCGCVLENGNTNNYTMSHPHCVPFASGVPGPFHGTVDMYGRFGSGLSSGGSFGYNMNGIQDPMNVFASHGVPGGFHNGPVDFSGQYTSPYTPYQASYPQQTFDPNMPMNPSQHNAYNQSCGPCFNVPIQPVEVEPFMMPENFPQSGFNTQPQPAPEVKQKSKCNAFPLYRNPEERKDSKGTSSPAECLTSAAYSYRTNPLSKSPKFQIPTPYKTRFEKPRP; this comes from the exons ATGGCGTTAATGCTTAGAAAATCAGTTTTACCCAAAAACATTTCTTTCCTGAAATGTATCAAGGGGCGGCCAATTGCTTCTACCAGCTTCAGGAAAAATCCAGCTGTTCtat CTAACAACGCTTGGAAGAAAGTCATCCGAGGATACTCGCGGAAACAATTTGAACGCCCTGAGCCAAGTGTAAGGAAGATGAAGTTAAACCCGAATACCACGAGGCAGTCCGTGGTACCTCGCAGAAGTATGTCATCGCCTTGCATTTCAACTAGAATTCCAGAACGCTTTTTGACCTCTCTAAAAAACTCGCGATCCATGACGATGCATACCAGGCCTCAGTTGTTTCAATACCGATGTTATTCTCGGGTCTGCGCCGCGCAGGCCTTACACGCTGCTGGGACATGCAGCTGCCTCCCTCCACCATGCGATTGCCCTCCCAAATGCATCCAATACATGACTGGCTATTACTACTACCCGTACGGCACTTGGTTTTGCGGGCCCTACCATGTGACTGGGACCTGCACTCCATGTGGCGGGCCCGTGACAACTGGAGGGCCGTGTGGTCCGGGTGGTCCCTGTCCCGGAACTCCATGTGGCCTTCCCGGCATCGGTCCGTGTAAGTGCGGCCCCTGTTTGCCGTGCTGCGGGTGCGTCTTAGAAAATGGTAACACAAACAATTACACAATGTCGCATCCGCACTGCGTACCATTTGCGTCAGGTGTCCCAGGACCATTTCACGGAACAGTAGACATGTATGGACGGTTTGGGTCAGGCTTAAGCAGCGGTGGATCGTTTGGTTATAATATGAATGGTATCCAAGATCCCATGAATGTATTTGCATCACACGGAGTACCTGGAGGTTTCCACAACGGGCCGGTGGATTTTTCAGGACAATATACCTCCCCATACACCCCGTACCAGGCGTCGTACCCACAACAAACATTTGATCCTAACATGCCGATGAATCCATCGCAACATAATGCCTATAATCAGAGCTGTGGACCATGTTTCAATGTTCCGATCCAGCCTGTTGAAGTAGAGCCGTTCATGATGCCTGAAAACTTCCCTCAGTCTGGATTTAACACGCAACCACAACCAGCACCAGAAGTGAAGCAGAAATCGAAATGCAATGCTTTTCCATTATACCGTAATCCAGAGGAAAGAAAAGATTCGAAAGGAACCTCGTCCCCAGCGGAATGTCTTACATCAGCAGCATACTCTTATAGGACTAATCCTTTGTCAAAATCACCCAAGTTTCAAATCCCAACGCCGTATAAGACTAGATTTGAAAAACCCAGACCATAA
- the LOC123718139 gene encoding uncharacterized protein LOC123718139 isoform X2, whose product MALMLRKSVLPKNISFLKCIKGRPIASTSFRKNPAVLSAALKLPRRLRHKSYTMGQAKVKRYSRFPSLQSIAASSKRRTIRHTISNPTLASSSNKIFVPIRGFSTSHICSLKPNSTLNTLHVCRQQINGTYTSLRSYTCNAGCPCPFPCGPCGCKGGCSCLPPPCNTPPKCIQYMTGYYYYPYGTWFCGPYHVSGTCVPVPKPGCVPCGKCCPCPCICPAGTVFNPSGMGQQSNQNQGQLKEAPKRVGVSRLFPTIQKPRNPIPPIVSSIVCNPCTSPEANMKISPIPQEDFCIPEIYDPPEKSEWKITSFGTKRLIRSPIFHRRFRQKHPSPQLDRPRFISSKENRDRPNIGPHAFNYSSVPQYKNPFPRPYEDIV is encoded by the exons ATGGCGTTAATGCTTAGAAAATCAGTTTTACCCAAAAACATTTCTTTCCTGAAATGTATCAAGGGGCGGCCAATTGCTTCTACCAGCTTCAGGAAAAATCCAGCTGTTCtat CCGCAGCACTAAAGTTACCACGAAGATTACGGCACAAGTCCTATACGATGGGTCAAGCGAAGGTGAAGAGGTATAGCAGGTTTCCTTCGCTGCAGAGCATCGCCGCTAGTAGCAAGAGGAGAACTATTCGTCATACCATATCCAACCCTACTCTTGCGTCCAGCTCTAACAAAATATTCGTGCCCATTAGGGGTTTTAGTACCTCACATATATGTTCCCTCAAACCCAATAGTACTCTAAATACTTTGCATGTGTGTCGTCAACAAATAAACGGGACATATACGTCGCTTCGATCGTATACATGCAATGCTGGGTGCCCCTGTCCCTTCCCTTGTGGACCCTGTGGTTGTAAAGGTGGCTGCAGTTGTCTTCCTCCACCCTGCAATACCCCTCCCAAATGCATCCAGTACATGACCGGATACTACTACTATCCCTATGGTACTTGGTTCTGCGGACCTTACCATGTTAGTGGAACTTGTGTACCGGTTCCAAAGCCTGGCTGCGTCCCTTGCGGTAAATGCTGCCCTTGCCCATGTATTTGTCCTGCAGGGACCGTCTTCAACCCTTCTGGAATGGGCCAGCAGTCCAACCAAAACCAAGGCCAGCTTAAAGAAGCACCAAAACGAGTTGGTGTATCAAGATTATTTCCCACCATCCAAAAACCTAGAAATCCCATTCCACCTATCGTGTCTTCCATAGTTTGTAACCCCTGTACGTCGCCAGAggcaaatatgaaaataagcCCCATCCCACAGGAAGATTTTTGTATCCCCGAGATTTATGATCCGCCTGAAAAGTCTGAATGGAAAATAACATCATTCGGGACTAAGCGATTAATACGAAGTCCAATTTTTCATAGAAGATTCCGGCAGAAACATCCAAGCCCTCAGCTGGACAGACCACGGTTTATTTCTAGTAAAGAGAATAGGGACAGACCGAACATAGGGCCTCACGCATTTAATTATTCGTCTGTAccacaatataaaaatcccTTTCCTCGTCCATACGAAGATATTGTCTAA